A DNA window from Plasmodium brasilianum strain Bolivian I chromosome 12, whole genome shotgun sequence contains the following coding sequences:
- a CDS encoding U3 small nucleolar RNA-associated protein 4 codes for MVTMTGEESDFYDGCKSILTNLLERNNDKKKINISLREFNFYENEKRELNCINISPCKYYMSICDSFGIIYVYKIVGNEFVYILKLDIYCTSTVVKSVIWVSKKNKCSSKNSTKNGKKKIHLFMNNDYKDYLLFISTLCGIIILYDLESKNIVQKIVTNGSISCCKLNNTLQYFGMCNLNGYFYLYNIYQNEGKTIYNCFDKFYESDIEEEGGIIVQYGTNYKKSKNYRKGAKRGRAEIRGNGERSRSRGGRGGREGRGGRGGREGRGGREGRGGREGRGGREGRGGREGRGGREGRGSRGSSESRDGSLCNIRDEYVHASEGCTYISSPEQQCNKRIKLSNDLSSYLDDTYNMQSSRENSDEGSVNNDGSSVNNDGSSVNNDGSSVNNDDSSVNNDNSGINNDGNTSSAVPNDEPNNTGEGTTLPLFAQKDEHNYDYVKNETFNIYIKNKFKCKEKLVCLYFVDVLKKRSVLLDVMDHGLMKKNKKIGKYNGIGIGVGTGTGTGRYIDYGGYRSVSNNKECHSELRSGIRSIEKSYDNYNHYVLLGSENSKIYKYNLSNSICEGEFISMNKNSVIWDVMYIYKTDEIVCVDNKGSLIIFDNNTYSIKYFFNIHNYKSVSLTKTLNEKFIFSAGVDRHIIKYTLSEIHTAGSVNYQRDSNTARGSRFIWVNNYKLDEHNGRDRFHEKAHPSSGGTVPSPRPQKSNNNIIDCDDNCDDNCDDNCDDNCDDNCDDNCDDNCDTNCDTNCDANCDDNCYPNGYPNGYPNGYPNGYPNGYPNGYPNGYPNGYPNGYPNGYPNGYPNGYPNGYPNGYPNGYANRGANCNDNNHHGNSNISAKELFFIHKVKASRKMDKKWYFINKYSAHISDIKQIVFLSDNYLLSISDDLTFCLIDILHNRKKYYSIKNISNSKHVFFSSNLKNILCVYSNQLNVYYNENCIASPSAANTSDVSNAINAGDYAGRSSREPDEGTVLKRCNTYMTNAEGRITPQVGACINASNYRHLVNITYEENEYIIKCNLNKQFDKIACVTNKNFSLYHFNADTLTIFNYDISNLNFFKVYDFCFLNNNHIIVSLHRRTDELHYNKVKTINNTNKANGNTWNGKNYRMQQNHSGFERNDQVDHTDNMYSNDGNPRESSNSRLSIQRVNNSLAGFPYGDDINCSSRVGNKKESKLSFIFNNNLNENLNIYKNSFSYYITIYNIKKKKIKEELKVDRVLCNFKKYKKGLIVCSDYMKNIYLFFKNMKMKRYLNKCIRLSDFNMNEENAHRSFLFYFVVEDFFLVFTLDNLLYIYYMDFNKNNIYMVKKSLIKYYNLNELSDIILVNLNIHTENQKEDNMSTFEDVETLSKEQKENNEVHIKYYLKYKYCLILKGLNIVRIVDFNIHDHSLIDINICRSRTISNINNNTCSQYYIPSLNFKYNFLNLKHLYFQDANIYSFIKKEIRKAGIPNADGNFMVNSCDEQNHISLSEQKKGKNQLRKESESLYMNMFSLSFKTLTHLKRSNIVNIHFLYTTENNIIVLICIPKNIDSTLINVADTKKYVK; via the coding sequence ATGGTAACTATGACAGGAGAAGAAAGCGACTTTTACGATGGATGCAAAAgcattttaacaaatttgttagaaagaaataatgataaaaagaaaataaatataagtttaagagaatttaatttttacgaAAATGAGAAAAGAGAACTAAACTGCATTAACATATCTCCATGTAAGTATTACATGAGTATCTGTGATTCGTTtggtataatatatgtatataaaattgtaGGAAAtgaatttgtttatatactGAAGCTGGACATTTACTGTACTAGCACAGTAGTGAAATCAGTTATATGGGTTAgcaaaaagaataaatgtaGTAGCAAAAATAGTacaaaaaatggtaaaaagaaaatacactTATTTATGAACAATGATTATAaggattatttattattcatttcaACCTTGTGTGGAATTATAATTCTGTACGACTtagaaagtaaaaatattgttcaAAAGATAGTAACGAACGGAAGTATAAGCTGTTGCAAATTAAACAATACGTTGCAGTATTTCGGAATGTGCAATTTAAAtggatatttttatttatataatatttaccAGAATGAGGGAAAAACGATATATAACTGTTTTGACAAATTTTACGAATCGGACATAGAGGAAGAGGGGGGAATAATCGTCCAGTATGGGACAAACTACAAGAAGAGTAAGAATTATAGGAAAGGTGCCAAGAGGGGCAGAGCTGAAATTAGAGGAAATGGAGAAAGAAGCAGAAGTAGAGGAGGCAGAGGAGGTAGAGAAGGCAGAGGAGGCAGAGGAGGTAGAGAAGGCAGAGGAGGCAGAGAAGGCAGAGGAGGCAGAGAAGGCAGAGGAGGCAGAGAAGGCAGAGGAGGCAGAGAAGGCAGAGGAGGCAGAGAAGGTAGAGGAAGCAGAGGAAGTAGTGAAAGTAGGGATGGTAGCTTATGCAACATAAGGGACGAGTACGTACATGCTAGCGAAGGATGCACCTATATATCCTCTCCGGAGCAGCAATGTAATAAAAGGATAAAGCTGTCGAATGACTTGTCGTCCTACTTGGATGATACTTATAACATGCAAAGCAGCCGAGAAAATAGCGACGAAGGTAGCGTTAATAATGATGGTAGTAGCGTTAATAATGATGGTAGTAGCGTTAATAATGATGGTAGTAGCgttaataatgatgatagtagcgttaataatgataatagtgGCATTAATAATGATGGAAATACGAGCAGTGCTGTGCCGAATGACGAGCCAAACAACACTGGCGAGGGCACAACCCTTCCCCTATTTGCTCAGAAGGACGAACACAATTATGATTATGTAAAAAACGAAACGtttaacatttatattaaaaataaatttaagtgCAAAGAAAAGTTagtttgtttatattttgtagaCGTGCTTAAAAAGAGGAGTGTTTTGCTGGATGTTATGGATCATGGCCtgatgaaaaagaataaaaaaataggaaaatacAATGGCATTGGCATTGGCGTTGGCACCGGAACTGGAACTGGCCGTTACATCGACTACGGCGGCTACCGCTCCGTTTCCAACAACAAGGAGTGCCATAGTGAACTGCGAAGCGGAATTCGATCCATTGAAAAGTCGTATGATAACTATAATCACTATGTACTGTTAGGAAGCGAAAATtcgaaaatttataaatacaatttGTCGAACAGTATATGTGAAGGGGAGTTTATAAGTATGAATAAGAACTCTGTAATATGGGATGTCATGTACATTTACAAAACAGATGAAATTGTATGTGTTGATAATAAAGGatcattaataatatttgacAACAACACTTAttctattaaatatttttttaatattcacaATTACAAATCTGTTTCTTTAACTAAAACGTTAAATGAGAAGTTCATTTTTTCAGCAGGTGTTGATCgtcatataattaaatatacattatccGAAATACATACGGCTGGTAGTGTTAACTATCAGAGGGATAGTAACACAGCTCGTGGAAGTAGATTCATATGGGTGAACAACTACAAGCTTGATGAGCATAATGGAAGGGATCGTTTTCATGAAAAAGCCCACCCCAGCTCAGGTGGGACAGTCCCTTCGCCTCGACCACagaaaagtaataataatattattgacTGCGATGATAACTGCGATGATAACTGCGATGATAACTGCGATGATAACTGCGATGATAACTGCGATGATAACTGCGATGATAACTGCGATACTAACTGCGATACTAACTGCGATGCTAACTGCGATGATAACTGCTATCCTAATGGCTACCCTAATGGCTACCCTAATGGCTATCCTAATGGCTATCCTAATGGCTATCCTAATGGCTACCCTAATGGCTACCCTAATGGCTACCCTAATGGCTACCCTAATGGCTACCCTAATGGCTATCCTAATGGCTATCCTAATGGCTATCCTAATGGCTATCCTAATGGATATGCTAACCGTGGTGCTAACTGTAATGACAATAATCATCATGGTAATAGTAACATCAGTGCGAAGGAATTATTCTTTATCCACAAGGTAAAAGCATCAAGGAAGATGGACAAGAAGtggtattttattaataaatattctgCACACATTTCAGACATTAAACAGATCGTTTTTTTAAGTGACAACTACTTGTTAAGTATAAGCGATGATTTAACCTTTTGCTTAATTGATATTCTGCATAACCGAAAGAAGTACTActcaattaaaaatatctcAAATAGCaaacatgtatttttttcatcgAATTTGAAGAACATCCTGTGTGTTTATTCGAATCAGTTGAATGTTTACTACAATGAAAATTGCATTGCTTCTCCCAGCGCTGCTAACACTAGTGATGTTTCTAACGCTATTAATGCGGGTGACTATGCTGGCCGCTCCTCAAGGGAACCAGATGAAGGAACGGTATTAAAGAGGTGCAATACATATATGACAAATGCTGAAGGAAGGATAACTCCTCAAGTTGGTGCATGCATAAATGCATCGAATTACAGGCATCTAGTGAACATTACTTATGAAGAAAACGAATACATAATCAAATGCAATTTAAACAAACAATTTGATAAAATAGCTTGTGTAACGAATAAGAATTTTAGCTTATACCATTTTAATGCAGATACTTTGACTATTTTTAACTACGACATTTCGAATCTGAACTTTTTTAAAGTGTATgacttttgttttttaaataataatcatataaTTGTTTCTTTGCATAGACGCACAGATGAACTTCATTATAATAAGGTAAAAACGATTAACAATACGAATAAAGCCAATGGTAACACATGGAATGGTAAGAATTATCGAATGCAACAAAACCATAGCGGATTTGAAAGGAATGACCAAGTGGATCACACTGACAACATGTACAGTAATGATGGAAACCCTAGGGAAAGCAGCAACAGTCGCTTGTCCATTCAAAGAGTGAACAATAGCTTGGCTGGTTTCCCCTATGGTGATGATATAAACTGCTCCAGCAGAgtaggaaataaaaaagaatcaAAACTAAGCTTCATCtttaacaataatttaaatgaaaatctaaacatatacaaaaattCGTTTAGCTACTAcataacaatatataatataaaaaaaaaaaaaattaaagaagagCTAAAGGTTGATAGGGTTCTTTgcaattttaagaaatataagaaaGGATTAATAGTTTGTTCTGACTATatgaaaaacatttatttgttttttaaaaatatgaaaatgaaaagataCTTAAACAAATGTATAAGACTGAGTGATTTTAATATGAATGAGGAAAATGCGCATCGTAGTTTTCTCTTCTATTTCGTTGTagaagatttttttttagtttttacattagataatttattgtatatatattacatggattttaataagaataacatatatatggtaAAGAAGAGTCTTATCAAATATTATAATCTTAACGAGTTAAGTGATATTATTTTAGTCAACTTGAATATACATACAGAGAATCAAAAAGAAGATAACATGTCCACATTTGAGGATGTAGAAACATTGAGTAAAGaacaaaaggaaaataatgaagtacatataaaatattatttaaaatacaaatattgtCTTATATTAAAAGGATTAAATATAGTACGAATAGTTGACTTTAATATACATGACCATTCTCTTATTgacataaatatttgtagATCACGTACCATatcaaatattaataacaatacATGTAGTCAATATTACATTCCTtccttaaattttaaatacaattttttaaatttaaagcatttatattttcaagaTGCAAATAtctattcttttattaaaaaggaaataagaAAAGCAGGAATACCAAATGCAGATGGTAATTTTATGGTTAACAGTTGCGATGAACAAAATCACATCTCGTTAagtgaacaaaaaaaaggaaaaaatcaATTGAGGAAAGAGAGCGAGTCCTTATACATGAATATGTTTTCACTCTCTTTTAAAACACTCACACACTTAAAAAGAAGTAATATTGTAAACATTCACTTCTTGTACACCACTGAAAATAACATAATCGTTCTAATTTGCATACCAAAGAATATCGACAGCACCTTAATTAACGTAGCGGACACGAAGAAGTACGTTAAGTAA
- a CDS encoding hypothetical protein (conserved Plasmodium protein), with amino-acid sequence MFIKLIKRELVYFSTFLKNQLQSSSSSCSSNSSSSSSTIGSYRGIGVVRYVSSIKSIEHCLEEMKAKGCNINVLSLVISNNNLCYCLLKNKTIKKIGLINIKKDFYSYEQVNTNTKKRKANFEKENLRYSYDKEESPLSFNIREILTVLKFIKLYSVKEEHNIIGNNNEYIDEENSSKKKKKKNVFILDQIEKDNDRGKKHELLSSEKFTEILSDEYASEQVTHCDNLKNALGKRKEEWIIGIEKVNEKYEKNRIKEKILSVIVYFLRSIFQCKILFFCPKEARKYFSRKCNSNLNNREETYKYIKNKIKDFPSVDKNDNKMNCLFSDSYVISFYTYRYYMHELVKSNRKIFLYLENEVRKNKSFNNILQTLKKTQDEKYKIDLRDLLKDRIDRIVENESYILVDKHII; translated from the coding sequence ATGTTCATAAAATTGATAAAGAGAGAGTTGGTAtatttttctacttttttaaaaaatcagcTACaaagtagtagtagtagttgCAGCAGtaatagtagcagtagtagcagtacAATTGGCAGTTACAGGGGCATTGGAGTGGTACGCTATGTGTCAAGCATTAAAAGCATAGAGCACTGTTTGGAGGAAATGAAGGCGAAGGGATGTAACATAAATGTCCTGAGCTTAGTAATTAGTAACAACAATTTGTGTTACtgtttgttaaaaaataaaactataaaaaagaTTGGGctgataaatattaaaaaggatttttattcatatgaaCAGGttaatacaaatacaaaaaaaagaaaagcgaATTTTGAAAAGGAGAATTTGAGATATAGTTATGATAAGGAGGAAAGTCCACTAAGTTTTAATATCAGAGAAATTTTGACAgtcttaaaatttattaagttATATTCAGTCAAAGAagaacataatataattggaaataataatgaatatattgatgaagaaaatagctcgaaaaaaaaaaaaaaaaaaaatgtttttatattagatCAAATTGAGAAGGATAACGATCGAGGAAAAAAACATGAACTGTTAAGTAGTGAGAAATTTACTGAAATATTATCGGATGAGTATGCGAGTGAACAAGTAACTCATtgtgataatttaaaaaatgcttTGGGAAAAAGGAAGGAAGAGTGGATTATAGGTATAGAGaaagtaaatgaaaaatatgaaaaaaacagAATTAAGGAAAAGATACTCTCAgtaattgtttattttttacgcTCTATTTTTCagtgtaaaatattattcttttgtCCAAAAGAAgcaagaaaatattttagcaGGAAATGCAATAGTAATTTGAATAACAGAGaagaaacatataaatacataaaaaacaaaataaaagattttCCAAGTgttgataaaaatgataataaaatgaactgCTTATTTAGTGACTCTTATGTTATATCGTTTTACACCTACAGATATTATATGCATGAACTTGTAAAAagtaatagaaaaatattcttgTACCTCGAAAACGAAGttcgaaaaaataaaagtttcaATAACATTTTACAGACATTAAAAAAGACACAAGatgagaaatataaaattgatCTTAGAGATCTCTTAAAAGATAGGATTGACAGAATTGTCGAAAATGAATCCTACATATTAGTAGACAagcatattatttaa
- a CDS encoding AMMECR1 domain-containing protein produces the protein MYSSASTSVEKTVELVNDKKDVVTELIEKKDIICSWCFDILKHELKREKYDYIPAVLEALHQKGFKIPFFVKWMKLNDMNDIGSYDYDAYELKGCIGCLSEIDILELHYYTLQSSLNDTRFDPITLKDLPYLIVTITYLFNFEECNHIYDWVIGKHGIKINFTVNKKKYSSTFLPDVASQHNFDHQTTIRKLIRKANYRGEINDELLKIIQVERYEGVNCSLTRSSSNITSSSSSSSSSSSSTSTRSSSSCWSKKKDRGHSRISQHH, from the exons atgtattccTCCGCGTCAACTAGTGTTGAAAAGACAGTAGAATTagtaaatgataaaaaagatgTGGTAACTGAactaatagaaaaaaaggatattatATGTTCATGGTGCTTTGACATATTAAAGCATGAgttaaaaagggaaaagtaTGACTATATTCCTGCAGTGTTAGAAGCATTGCATCAGAAAGGATTTAAGATACccttttttgtaaaatggATGAAATTGAACGACATGAATGACATAGGCTCTTATGATTACGATGCATATGAATTAAAAGGATGTATAGGTTGTTTAAGTGAAATAGATATTTTAgaattacattattatactttACAAAGTTCACTTAACGATACAAGATTTGACCCTATAACACTTAAAGATTTACCATATTtaattgttactattacgtatttatttaattttgaagAATGTAATCATATTTATGATTGGGTTATTGGGAAACatggtataaaaataaattttactgtgaacaaaaaaaaatattcttctaCATTTTTACCTGATGTAGCATCACAACATAACTTTGATCATCAAACGACGATCAGGAAATTAATAAGGAAAGCAAACTACAGGGGGGAAATTAACGATGAATTGTTGAAAATCATACAAGTAGAACGATACGAAGGTGTAAACTGTAGCCTCAC AAGAAGTAGCAGCAACATCactagtagtagtagtagtagtagtagtagtagtagtagtactaGTACTAGAAGTAGTAGTAGCTGCTGGAGCAAAAAGAAGGACAGGGGGCACTCCAGGATATCGCAACATCACTAA
- a CDS encoding transmembrane emp24 domain-containing protein: protein MARIISIFVILLALLIVNPFLTNSLEIFITLKPNKVKCMKERINKDTLVVCKFKTDDKNNLVSIYIYDTDVNEKNINSQQKLPIFESVNEHNVKTAFSTFYSSSYSFCAYNKTKKTIDIYFEVKHGTDAKDYAQIAKTEHLNEATLFLKLIVDHMNDFHVNLKRIKKDEENEKKSSDKLNDTLMWFSFINIFIIIIAAVIQDFYFKRFFTSKKII, encoded by the coding sequence ATGGCAAGAATAATAAGCATATTCGTTATTCTGCTTGCACTGCTGATTGTTAATCCGTTCCTAACGAATAGTTTAGAAATATTCATTACTCTGAAGCCGAACAAAGTGAAATGTATGAAAGAAAGAATAAACAAAGACACATTAGTTGTATGTAAGTTCAAAACAGACGATAAGAATAATTTagtttctatatatatatatgatacggatgtaaatgaaaagaatattaattcTCAACAAAAACTTCCTATCTTTGAGTCAGTTAATGAGCATAATGTGAAAACAGCATTTTCAACATTTTATTCCTCCTCTTACTCATTTTGTGCatataacaaaacaaaaaaaacaatagatatatatttcgAAGTGAAACATGGAACAGACGCAAAAGATTATGCACAGATAGCCAAAACAGAACATCTTAATGAAGCTACactgtttttaaaattaattgttGACCATATGAATGATTTTcatgtaaatttaaaaagaattaaaaaagacgaagagaatgaaaaaaaatcgaGTGATAAATTAAACGATACATTAATGTGGTTCtcctttataaatatttttattataattattgctGCTGTTATTCAagacttttattttaaaagatttttcacctccaaaaaaattatttaa